Part of the Lotus japonicus ecotype B-129 chromosome 6, LjGifu_v1.2 genome, ATGTTCAATCTAGGGATCAACTTGCAGATATGTTAACTAAGTCTTTACGAGGTCCTAGGATACAATACATATGTAACAAGCTGGATGCATTAGATATTTATGctccagcttgagggggagtgttgaatattattattaagatttagtttagaaATAGAGATATGGTTCAAATATAAGTTTCTATTATAGATTAGTATCTTTTAGATTATATCTTTTAGATTTAGATAGATATAGTTTTGATATCTTTTaacatctatatatattgtacaagTTTATCAATGAATAAGACACAAGAAATATTTTATCAGATTTAACAAAAATATTCCCACTTTAGGAACAATCTCTTCAGTGGGCATTTTTTTGTACTTCTTTAGAAGTAGTGAAATTAAAAACCAGCAAATAACAAAGCAAAAACTAAACTACACTAAACAGTTTTTCGTACTTTGAAAACCCTTTACTAATGATTtcttaaaacagaaaaaaggaGGCGGGGGAGAGAATTAATTGATACGTCACCTTCCTATTCTTCATCATAATCTTTGCGGCAGCCtggcaaggaaaaaaaaaacaaaataaaaaacactataTCAGAtccaattaaaaagaaaatcataATTTGACACAAATTCACTATCTGAACACACTGACCTGTGTGCAAAGAAAAACACCAGTGAGATTTATATCAATAACATCCTGCCATTGGGATTTCTTCATTCTCATCAATAAACCATCTTTCGTTATTCCTGAAACCATAATGTCCTCATTTGAGCATGAGGAAAATGAGAGAGGACAATACAACTACAAGACCTTACCAAGTTACCTGCATTATTTATCAATATATCAACAGTTCCCCAAGTATTAACTGCCTGCACATGTGAAAGTCATAAAGCAGCCAAGGTAGAATAAGGTGAATCTAATAGTTCAAGAATAGCTGCTCACAGCTTTAATCATAGACTCCACGTCATCCTCATTCGAAACATTTCCCTTAAATGTTATAGCTTGCCCACCAAATGCCTCAATCTACATAAAATATTCAAAACAAATTGATGTAGTTCAGTCAGTCACTAAAATCTAGCTTGAAAACTAGGTGTATGAATAATACAGGTGACAAGAGCTGACATCATATGTAAAATAGGTCAGAAATGTGATCACTACAATCCACACAGAAATTTGGTTATAATGCACAAGGTTAAAAATGAAAGTAAAATGCAAAGTTACATAAGGAAAACACGGCAGTAATTTTCTTAGTACTCTAAGTCACTAACATCGattttcttcatcaatttcATTTACAACTTTATAAAGAACAAATCATGGAACacaaaaaaactataaaaattgTTAATGATCAACAATTTGACGGGGAAATGGGACACGGAAACATGCATTATCATATATAAAACTTTACAATCATTTCATGCATTTCATTTATAAGTTGTACATTTGCATCCTTAGCACTATAGAACTTTACAGTTTACAAACATCAAACATCAAATTTTGAAGTTCATAAAAACTGTAAAATTACAGAGGCAATCATCTAGCTGTGCCACCAACTTATAGTCCAGATATTTGAGACACAATGAATTTGATAGCAATTATACAAGCAAAAAGGTTGATATTGTAGGATATCTTAGTCTTAAGTATATTGCCTATGAAGAAAAAATGTAGACTCATGTTTTACAAACAAATAATCACAGTCCCAAGTATGAGATTGGCAtaaaatcaacaacaaaaaaggcAACAATGTgcagaataataataataacacaaATTCCAGAAGAAAGATTTTTACCTCTTTGGAAACCTCTTCTGCTTCCTCGGATGACCTTGCATAGTTGACAAGGACCTACAACACAAAGCCCGGCAACTGAACATCAATGATCCAAAAGTGAATAATACAGCAATGTAGACAACttcaactttaaaaaaaaaacttcaacatAAGTAGATTCCAGGGAATGCCCTAAATTGTGACAGAAATTTGCGAAAAGAGCTCTAACTAAAATTCCAGTGATTGCATCAATCAACGGCAGAACAGAAATTTTACGTAAATTCCAGTGATTGCATCAATCAACGGCAGAACAGATATTTTACGTGATTAAGTATGTTCTAAATTTGTTCAAATAATTAGCCGAAAGTAAGATAAAGTAACTGAATTAGTAATGCTGAAAACAGTAATCTATGAATAAGTAACAGATATTGAGATATAAGAAAACGAACGAGTTATGATACATACATATACACACACCCACTCCTTTTTGACCTTCATTTTCTAATCTATTTCTCgcttctctatcaatcaaatcacctatAACGTCtttaatttctctctcttttcttcctatctctcccGACGAAAACAAACGAATTCTCAAAAGTTTTGGTTATCCGTTTTCGACAATTCGAGTGGCAGTTTATGTCCAATTATTTTGGATAACTAACCTTGCAACCCGCTTTCCCCAACGAGAGCGCAATGGCTCGGCCAATACCTCTGGAAGCTCCGGTTACAACAACAACCGGCGCATCCACTTTCGAAGGTGCTCCGGTTCCCGCTTGCTCCAGAGTAGCAACCTGTGCTCTCACGCCTGCAATTGCGCGTCTCGAATTAGCGAAACTTAGGgcaaaatcaaaaaaaaaaaatgtaaagagAAAAAGTACGACGGATaccggaggaggaggagctaaaCGAATGGTTGGATCCGCATCGGAGACCAGAGAGGGGGCGGAGATGGGTGAGAATCGGAGACCATTGACGGATCTGAGCGATTTTACGGTTAGCGGCGGCGAAGTTAACGGTTCTGAGAGCGGCGCAGTTAGATGCGGTGAGAGAAGCCATGATCGTTGTGAAAAGGCAACGAGAAGAGAAAATGGAAGAAGCCAGAGAATATGAATCGATGAGGGAGGGAGGGAGTTGTTTGGGGTTTTAAAGGAGCGTTTTGTGTGTTCGGGAGCTCCGGAGAGTGAGAGTGTTGCTAATGAGCGGGCGATGCAAACGAGGTGGCTgtgttctgtttgggtaggtaGGCAGGAGGAGGAGGTTCAATTTTCGACTTTGTGGGCCCAAAATTGGTTTGCTTTAGTTTACCTGAATTTTCAGCATATTCAAATATTTAAGTGGAATAACTTATGCTAATAAAATGACACAAACATCCATTAACAATAGAGACAGAAACATCAAGTTAAAAGTGTTTGATGTGATTTTAGAGAGTAAAGTAAGTcaacaaaataattttataatggTGTGATGATTTACTTTATAAAAACGAAACCGAGTTAAAGTTTTACTCTATGagtttgttttgaattttgtaTAGTATAAAGTTTGATAATTTTATGTCTGATAGGATTAGATGAGATAAAAGTTATTCAAATATCAAGGTCATTCTTCCTTCTAGAATAAGCATGGATGTTGTCGTTGAATCAGCTCAACCTTGCTTTTTTTTCATTATGTTGTTGCTTATGTATTTGAGGTCATTTGGAAGTGGGAGTGTAAACTCGGACCATCAACATCAgtgagcttcttcttcttcttgctacACGACAATTTGATTGAATGAATGAATTCAACATGTGAGAACACATGTAAATGATGCACTTCTCAATAGATTGGGAATGCTTCCCCTCAATCAGTGCATtctatctcttcttcttctttctcttcaaaTTCATCTTGTGAACAAGATGCATATGACTTTGAAGCTCTTTCTCTTAAAAGCATGTCTGGATATGACGTTTTAGCtcatgcttttctcttctttcttttcatcttttttttctctctcttggaGTTTGACTCTTAAGCTCACCTCCAAGGATATCTTTTTTTGGTTTTTGGATAATTGCTCTTGAGGCTTTTCGCATTGGTTTAATTAATTACAACTTTTTCCGCTGCTATCATGGCATTTATTGTCTTTATTTATTGTCGATATTACATTTTTAAACCTcaagaaattggggcgttataTATTGGGAACCCATCGTCTACAAAGAGCCAAGCCATCTATCGTCTGCAAAGGCTCTTATCgtttataataaaatatgagCCCTATAACATCCAATGTTTGACACACTTATCAAGATCAAGTTCAACAATGTCCCTAATGGTGGAGCGttgcggtggtggcggcgacggtggtggtggtggagggcggtggtggtagtagtggcgataacgatgacAATATCAACGATGGTGGCACTGGCGGAgcgtgatggtggtggcggcaacggtAGTAGTGGCGGCAGCagcgacggtggtggcggtagtggtggtggtggagggtggtgttggtggcgccTGATTGaatatattcaagtagtttatacatcacacttttatcatgcattatccatcatctatagggtggattaaataatccatcattttaatgtataagaagggattgatgtataagcttatacaatacaatgtgagcaccaaacaatggataagttcataatgtattgtataagctcaTACTATACTGCCTAATACAGTGTACCAAACGGGCCAAGATTTGTAAGAAACAAGATTTTCAAAAACGTCGAATCATTCACGCAAGATCAGTTTTTAGGAGCTAGAAATACTCTCAAGAAAATATTCCAAAAGTTCTTAGTTCAAAACAGCCAAAATCTTATACCTCAAAAGCCTATTCCTTTATTCATTCAAAGCTTTTGTTGATATCTTCTTAGTATTGtaattgtaacgccccgattttcaggggttacggtaacaacctgataaaataaatatgcaatgttttccaaaaggatttataaagcgagtaatttttttcttttgaaatgttTTCAAAACATGTAATGCCTACACCCAACAGTAAAAAAAAtctacatcaagccttgaacaaggcaagtTCCCGAATGTATGAACGAAAGAACACAACTACAAATCTAACGAATGAAATCAGATCCAACAAGGAATCTGTTATGCCACGACACCCTAATCCGAcctactccctacgatctccacaccGGGGAACCGCAagaaagcaat contains:
- the LOC130723556 gene encoding 3-oxoacyl-[acyl-carrier-protein] reductase 4; this encodes MASLTASNCAALRTVNFAAANRKIAQIRQWSPILTHLRPLSGLRCGSNHSFSSSSSGVRAQVATLEQAGTGAPSKVDAPVVVVTGASRGIGRAIALSLGKAGCKVLVNYARSSEEAEEVSKEIEAFGGQAITFKGNVSNEDDVESMIKAAVNTWGTVDILINNAGITKDGLLMRMKKSQWQDVIDINLTGVFLCTQAAAKIMMKNRKGRIINIASVVGLVGNVGQANYSAAKAGVIGLTKTVAKEYSSRGITVNAVAPGFIASDMTAKLGNDIEKKILETIPLGRYGQPEEVAGLVEFLALNQAASYITGQVLTIDGGMVM